Proteins found in one Planctomycetes bacterium MalM25 genomic segment:
- the gshA gene encoding Glutamate--cysteine ligase GshA, which translates to MKSVDSIVDQKKAERSRLGDAESIPVESKAQLVEYLESGCKAPELFALGTEQEQFVYHASDFRPAAYDGPEPGIKALLESMSSFGWQPIEERGLPIAAVKKNRTITLEPGGQIELSGAALGDAHQTFQETKAYHRELEILADQLGLRFLALGHQPKHTRKELPWMPKQRYRIMRDYMPKYGSLGLDMMQSTCALQVTADFADEADMVKKYRVALALQPVATALFANSPFAEGKFSGYLSNRSFVWSDTDPGRCGSLPFVFETGMGFERYTDYALDVPMYFVCRDGKYIDASGLSFCDFLAGQLAVLPGQRPMLSDWEDHLTTVFPQVRLKHFLEMRGADAGPISRVAALPALWAGLLYDAQSLDAAWERIGTWTPEERYALEREVAKHGFRTPFRNGTVQELALWILELARQGLQRRGYRNQYGQDESCYLEPLQEAAQSGQTFGEALLRRFQGQWMETMNTALPAMCEETFR; encoded by the coding sequence ATGAAATCGGTAGACTCAATCGTGGATCAGAAGAAGGCCGAGCGTTCGCGCCTCGGCGACGCTGAATCGATTCCGGTGGAAAGCAAAGCGCAACTTGTCGAGTATTTGGAATCAGGCTGTAAGGCTCCCGAGTTGTTTGCTCTGGGCACGGAACAAGAACAGTTCGTTTACCATGCCAGCGACTTTCGCCCTGCAGCCTACGATGGGCCGGAACCGGGGATCAAAGCGTTATTGGAAAGTATGTCGAGTTTCGGTTGGCAACCAATCGAAGAACGCGGACTTCCGATCGCTGCTGTGAAGAAGAACCGCACCATCACGCTGGAACCTGGCGGTCAAATCGAGCTATCCGGTGCCGCGCTAGGCGACGCACATCAGACGTTTCAGGAGACCAAGGCGTACCATCGGGAACTTGAAATCCTGGCTGACCAACTTGGACTGCGTTTCCTGGCATTGGGGCATCAACCCAAGCACACTCGAAAGGAATTGCCCTGGATGCCCAAGCAGCGCTATCGGATCATGCGGGACTACATGCCCAAGTACGGTTCACTCGGCCTTGACATGATGCAAAGCACCTGTGCGCTCCAAGTCACCGCCGACTTCGCTGACGAAGCCGACATGGTGAAGAAATATCGAGTCGCGTTGGCTCTACAGCCGGTGGCGACCGCCCTGTTTGCCAATTCGCCATTCGCGGAGGGGAAATTCAGTGGCTACCTTAGCAATCGCAGCTTTGTATGGAGCGATACCGACCCCGGGCGCTGTGGCTCCCTGCCCTTCGTATTCGAGACAGGCATGGGATTCGAGCGATACACCGACTACGCCCTTGATGTGCCCATGTATTTCGTTTGCCGGGATGGCAAATATATCGATGCCAGCGGGTTGTCTTTTTGCGACTTTCTGGCCGGTCAGTTGGCTGTCTTGCCGGGTCAGCGGCCCATGCTCAGCGATTGGGAAGATCATCTAACGACGGTCTTCCCCCAAGTGCGATTGAAGCACTTTTTGGAGATGCGTGGTGCCGATGCTGGTCCCATCTCGCGAGTCGCGGCGCTACCTGCGTTGTGGGCAGGTCTGTTGTACGACGCCCAATCGCTGGATGCGGCTTGGGAGCGTATCGGTACATGGACACCGGAAGAAAGATACGCGCTGGAACGAGAGGTCGCAAAACACGGTTTTCGGACGCCGTTTCGAAACGGGACCGTGCAGGAGCTTGCATTGTGGATCCTTGAGCTGGCGCGGCAGGGCTTGCAGCGACGCGGATATCGGAACCAATACGGACAAGACGAAAGCTGCTACCTTGAGCCGTTGCAAGAGGCCGCCCAATCGGGTCAGACTTTCGGCGAAGCTCTCTTGCGCCGTTTTCAGGGCCAATGGATGGAAACTATGAACACTGCTTTACCTGCAATGTGCGAGGAGACATTCAGATGA
- the pheC gene encoding Cyclohexadienyl dehydratase precursor — protein MSLATKVLIGFVVGVVAGVFFGELISPLGIVGDAYIGLLQMTVLPYVFVSLIYGLGRLSSGNAGILVKRAITLLGFLWAVALVFIVLMPLAYPQAESGSYFSTSLVEPSPKFDFINLFIPKNPFNSLATGTVPAVVVFAMGVGAALIGIDKKQSILDALDTISTSLSRVSKFIARLSPIGVFAITARAAGTLDFAEMQSLEIYFATYLVFWFALAIWFLPMFATAVLTLKYREIMGPARDALITAFATGSVFVVLPLLADHAKVLVRKCAPESKDAPSAVDVLIPLAFAFPGPGEILILGFIVFASWLSGVAISLAQWPGFLISGLFSKFGSSMVAIPFLLDQLRIPSDLFQLYVVANVFTGRFGMVASGAFILMFGAVSACSLAGKLQVRKKQLIAVAVGTVAIIFLGVLGVRLIFADASRGDSANTDFMSRRLMMPSSLQVTELDSEPAEASPDVSESALERIRSRGTLRVGYRDQRLPFTFRNNSGQLVGYDIDLAHVLADDLSVKLELVPMGKSKGAELLSDGAIDVVMSGAVVTPGRAMEVEFTKPYLEETVAFVVRDHRRNDFMTRESIIQIDGIRLAVPSNLSQFRELVQPFLTDPQIKLVDSPQDFVAGEGDSYDALLFSAEAGSAWTLLHPEFAVVVPQPTIHRVPVAFPVARGEDRMRTFLNTWIDLKRTDNTLRKLSDYWILGKSNQPQQPRWSVIRDVLHWVD, from the coding sequence ATGAGCTTGGCCACGAAAGTCCTGATCGGATTTGTCGTAGGAGTCGTCGCGGGCGTCTTCTTCGGTGAGTTGATCTCGCCGTTGGGTATCGTGGGCGACGCCTACATCGGTCTGCTGCAGATGACCGTTCTGCCCTACGTCTTTGTTTCACTGATCTACGGACTGGGCCGGTTGAGTTCGGGCAACGCGGGAATTCTTGTCAAACGCGCCATCACGTTGTTGGGATTTTTGTGGGCTGTTGCGCTGGTCTTCATCGTGCTCATGCCGCTGGCGTATCCACAAGCGGAATCGGGTTCCTACTTCAGCACGTCCTTGGTGGAGCCGTCTCCCAAATTTGACTTCATCAATCTGTTCATCCCCAAGAATCCTTTCAACTCTTTGGCCACTGGAACCGTGCCTGCGGTTGTAGTGTTCGCCATGGGAGTCGGGGCCGCCCTGATTGGAATCGATAAAAAGCAGTCGATCCTGGATGCCCTGGACACGATTTCTACTTCCCTGTCGCGGGTGTCGAAGTTCATTGCGAGGCTTTCCCCGATTGGTGTCTTCGCGATCACGGCACGGGCGGCCGGTACGCTGGACTTCGCCGAAATGCAATCGCTCGAAATCTATTTCGCGACCTATTTGGTGTTCTGGTTTGCCTTGGCGATTTGGTTCTTGCCCATGTTCGCCACTGCAGTGCTGACACTGAAATACCGGGAAATCATGGGGCCGGCCCGCGACGCGCTGATCACGGCGTTTGCCACCGGCAGCGTGTTTGTCGTGCTACCTCTGCTGGCTGACCACGCCAAGGTTCTTGTCCGAAAGTGCGCGCCTGAATCCAAGGATGCGCCCAGTGCAGTAGACGTACTGATTCCACTGGCATTCGCCTTCCCCGGCCCGGGAGAAATCCTGATCCTTGGCTTCATCGTGTTCGCCTCTTGGCTATCCGGGGTCGCGATCTCGCTTGCGCAGTGGCCCGGTTTCTTGATTTCGGGTTTGTTCAGCAAGTTCGGCAGCAGCATGGTGGCGATTCCGTTCCTGTTGGATCAACTGCGAATCCCGTCTGACTTGTTTCAGTTGTATGTGGTTGCCAATGTCTTCACCGGCAGATTCGGCATGGTCGCGTCGGGCGCTTTCATCCTGATGTTTGGAGCTGTGAGCGCCTGTTCGCTGGCGGGCAAATTGCAGGTTAGAAAGAAGCAGCTGATCGCGGTGGCCGTTGGCACCGTTGCGATTATCTTCCTGGGAGTATTGGGCGTCCGCCTGATCTTTGCGGATGCATCGCGCGGCGACTCGGCAAACACTGACTTCATGAGCCGCCGGTTGATGATGCCTTCGTCATTGCAGGTAACAGAGCTCGATTCGGAACCGGCCGAAGCGAGTCCGGACGTTTCTGAATCGGCACTCGAGCGCATTCGTTCCCGTGGGACACTCCGTGTCGGCTACCGCGACCAGCGGTTGCCATTCACGTTCCGCAATAACTCCGGGCAGCTGGTCGGCTACGACATTGACTTGGCCCACGTACTGGCTGATGACCTGAGTGTGAAGCTGGAGTTGGTGCCCATGGGGAAATCAAAGGGGGCCGAGCTGCTTTCGGACGGAGCGATCGATGTGGTGATGTCAGGCGCCGTGGTGACGCCCGGGCGTGCAATGGAGGTTGAGTTCACAAAACCTTATCTCGAAGAAACGGTTGCCTTCGTCGTGCGCGATCACCGTCGCAACGATTTCATGACCCGGGAAAGCATCATCCAGATCGACGGTATCAGGCTGGCGGTACCGAGCAATCTGTCGCAATTTCGAGAGTTGGTACAACCATTCTTGACCGATCCACAGATTAAACTCGTCGATTCGCCGCAGGATTTTGTCGCAGGAGAGGGCGACTCTTATGATGCGCTGTTATTCTCGGCTGAAGCTGGGTCGGCTTGGACATTGCTTCACCCTGAATTTGCGGTGGTTGTTCCGCAGCCGACGATTCACCGTGTACCGGTCGCTTTTCCGGTTGCACGGGGGGAAGATCGCATGAGGACCTTCCTCAACACGTGGATCGACCTTAAACGTACGGATAACACTTTGCGAAAGCTTTCGGACTACTGGATTCTTGGCAAGTCCAACCAGCCGCAACAACCGAGATGGAGTGTCATTCGTGACGTCTTGCACTGGGTAGATTGA
- the dhaA_2 gene encoding Haloalkane dehalogenase yields MSASEKTDEAIPEDLQIWIDEGRFEEIDGHKLFVHASGTAKRPGHGVLISHGFPGSSIDWKHVVPRVALHTRVVVSDFLGFGQSDKPTDGSFETHYSLFQKADQLVEIARREGLEEIVLVIHDMGQTVGAEIMARHEEGKLPFKIKHAIILNGSTLVDMVHFVPEQVAMLEAPDELSKESLPPETMEHFMAQDGLFSKEHAPCKALLDVMVAQICAKNGDRLLTRLNRYQLERKANLQRWRDGLTKLSAPTSVYWGEQDINAKVEMAHKMKELNPEIDLHIWKDCAHWPPIEVPERLAKAIVDRL; encoded by the coding sequence ATGAGCGCAAGCGAAAAAACTGACGAAGCCATCCCCGAAGACCTGCAGATCTGGATTGACGAAGGCCGGTTCGAGGAGATTGATGGCCACAAACTCTTTGTCCACGCTTCCGGTACAGCGAAAAGGCCCGGTCATGGGGTACTGATTAGCCACGGCTTTCCCGGATCGTCCATCGACTGGAAGCATGTTGTTCCCCGCGTGGCTCTTCACACACGCGTCGTGGTTTCCGACTTCCTGGGCTTTGGCCAGAGCGACAAACCGACCGACGGTTCCTTCGAAACGCACTACTCATTATTCCAAAAGGCAGATCAGCTGGTCGAAATCGCTCGCCGCGAGGGCCTGGAAGAAATCGTGCTCGTGATTCACGACATGGGGCAAACGGTCGGGGCCGAAATCATGGCTCGCCACGAAGAAGGCAAGCTCCCATTTAAGATTAAGCACGCGATCATCCTCAACGGTTCGACGCTGGTCGACATGGTGCATTTCGTGCCGGAACAGGTCGCGATGCTGGAGGCACCTGACGAGTTGTCGAAAGAAAGCTTGCCGCCGGAAACCATGGAGCATTTCATGGCTCAGGACGGATTGTTCTCCAAGGAGCATGCTCCCTGCAAAGCCCTGCTGGACGTGATGGTCGCACAGATCTGCGCGAAGAACGGTGATCGTCTCTTGACCCGTTTGAATCGCTACCAGTTGGAGCGGAAAGCCAATCTCCAGCGTTGGAGGGACGGGCTCACAAAGCTCTCGGCGCCGACGAGCGTCTACTGGGGCGAGCAAGACATTAACGCCAAGGTCGAGATGGCACACAAGATGAAGGAACTCAACCCCGAGATCGATTTGCACATCTGGAAAGACTGCGCCCACTGGCCACCGATCGAAGTCCCCGAGCGTTTGGCCAAGGCGATTGTCGATAGACTTTAA
- a CDS encoding DSBA-like thioredoxin domain protein, with protein sequence MFLTAVTAVLFVAQFAKSQEAIQQSFPKITPELYDKLNATVGTEWPNDPAVPELPPMPVTDDPKMNQEAFLWTHFQDNVYKPRIEGVPAPRTRLVTEDDPMEVDVFWSMRSPYSYLVLNRLVWLNSNYNVNVNIRIVLPVAVRSTKGGSGKAGGLFSLPYKVPDMAWDAPRQGKFLGVPFSMPVPDPVRMIWNPKGKVPGPDNWLSTHPPEVQPYIFWITRLGCYAEKQGKGIEFVNQVSYLIWSGIVNPINPNAADDPAKGHWPNYVKEYMNRVDGLDYDEAIAYIQKNPEEIDQIWIDNAEGMAATGHGGVPLMVHHGEPFFGGDRFDQFVWRLHQSGLTRRTTPRAPLTTKPLRWPAGF encoded by the coding sequence ATGTTCTTGACTGCCGTCACGGCGGTACTCTTCGTGGCGCAGTTTGCTAAGTCGCAAGAAGCGATACAGCAATCGTTCCCGAAGATCACGCCTGAGCTTTACGACAAGCTGAATGCCACCGTGGGCACGGAGTGGCCGAACGACCCCGCCGTTCCGGAACTGCCGCCGATGCCGGTCACGGATGATCCGAAAATGAATCAGGAGGCATTTTTGTGGACCCATTTCCAGGACAACGTTTACAAGCCTCGAATCGAGGGAGTGCCTGCACCCCGCACGCGGCTCGTGACCGAAGATGACCCGATGGAAGTCGACGTTTTCTGGTCGATGCGCAGTCCCTATAGCTACCTTGTCTTGAACCGACTGGTATGGCTGAATTCCAACTACAACGTCAACGTGAACATTCGGATCGTCCTACCGGTAGCGGTTCGCTCGACCAAGGGCGGCTCCGGCAAAGCTGGCGGTCTGTTCAGCCTTCCTTATAAGGTTCCCGATATGGCCTGGGATGCTCCGCGGCAGGGCAAGTTCCTCGGAGTTCCGTTCTCCATGCCAGTTCCCGACCCGGTGCGGATGATATGGAATCCGAAGGGGAAAGTTCCGGGACCGGACAATTGGCTGTCTACTCATCCGCCGGAGGTGCAGCCCTATATCTTCTGGATCACGCGGCTGGGCTGCTATGCCGAAAAGCAAGGCAAGGGGATCGAATTCGTCAACCAGGTTTCCTATCTGATCTGGAGCGGCATTGTGAACCCGATTAACCCCAATGCTGCCGACGATCCAGCCAAGGGTCATTGGCCGAATTATGTGAAGGAGTACATGAATCGGGTCGACGGTCTTGATTACGACGAGGCGATCGCCTACATCCAGAAGAATCCGGAGGAAATCGACCAGATCTGGATCGACAACGCCGAGGGTATGGCGGCAACGGGACACGGCGGCGTGCCACTTATGGTCCACCATGGCGAACCCTTCTTTGGCGGCGACCGCTTCGATCAATTCGTCTGGAGACTGCATCAGAGCGGATTGACAAGACGCACGACACCGCGCGCCCCGCTTACCACGAAACCTTTGCGCTGGCCGGCTGGCTTCTAG
- a CDS encoding Carbohydrate-selective porin, OprB family, translated as MRTHLAENGIAIQSSLTQFYQGVASGGAEQKFRYGAKLDLFTEVNTEKMGLWKGGSFFLHGVSWNFGQNSNADATFLAPVNASLTYPEAEPSFGVSSFWFQQELGDQGYAALVGRYDLLDVWGLFYPDYGKGVDGFMNVSSFVPFNVVLTGLPPVSNLAGIVKAGEQGVEGAFLVLENANSPTTLGLEFPNGVTLLSALRKYTKLGGLRGTHTLAAWYATGDFTSFDTNSWVDFPPGLNATPTRSGSWSAMYIGEQRLWQDPCNEKRYTNLLGYLDFADSDTNPFQVTAGGSIESFGFFLSRPGDRMGIAGFYNGLGEFSNLLSVLEPAGDVYGCEIYYNAEVNPWFHVTFDLQAVNPSLNSRDTAIVAGLRAKLDF; from the coding sequence ATGCGAACTCATTTGGCCGAAAACGGGATTGCGATTCAGAGCTCACTCACCCAGTTCTACCAGGGCGTAGCTAGTGGAGGTGCAGAGCAGAAATTCCGCTATGGCGCCAAGCTCGATCTGTTCACCGAAGTTAACACCGAAAAGATGGGGCTGTGGAAAGGTGGCAGTTTTTTCCTACACGGCGTCAGTTGGAATTTCGGTCAAAACTCGAATGCCGATGCGACATTCCTGGCTCCTGTCAACGCCAGTCTGACCTACCCGGAGGCCGAACCATCATTTGGGGTCAGTTCCTTTTGGTTTCAACAAGAGTTGGGCGACCAAGGCTACGCCGCGTTGGTCGGCAGGTATGATCTGCTCGACGTGTGGGGGTTGTTTTATCCAGACTACGGCAAGGGTGTCGACGGATTCATGAATGTCTCGTCATTCGTTCCTTTCAATGTCGTTCTCACAGGCCTGCCACCGGTTTCCAACTTGGCAGGCATCGTCAAGGCGGGTGAGCAGGGTGTGGAGGGGGCGTTTCTCGTGTTGGAGAATGCAAACAGTCCCACCACCCTTGGATTGGAATTCCCCAACGGGGTAACTCTTTTATCGGCTCTTCGGAAGTACACGAAATTAGGTGGGCTTCGAGGTACGCACACCTTGGCCGCCTGGTATGCTACCGGTGATTTTACTTCATTCGACACCAACAGTTGGGTCGATTTCCCACCTGGACTCAACGCGACACCAACACGTAGCGGAAGTTGGTCGGCGATGTACATCGGTGAACAACGACTGTGGCAAGATCCCTGCAATGAAAAAAGGTATACAAACCTGTTGGGGTACCTTGACTTTGCCGACAGTGACACCAACCCGTTCCAAGTGACCGCAGGTGGTTCGATTGAGTCGTTTGGGTTCTTCTTGAGTCGACCAGGCGACCGTATGGGAATCGCTGGCTTTTACAACGGGCTGGGTGAGTTTTCCAATCTACTCAGCGTACTTGAACCGGCTGGCGACGTGTACGGTTGTGAAATCTATTATAACGCTGAAGTAAATCCCTGGTTTCATGTCACATTTGATCTGCAAGCTGTGAATCCGTCATTGAATTCTCGTGATACAGCGATCGTGGCGGGCTTGCGAGCCAAGTTAGATTTCTGA
- a CDS encoding Integrase core domain protein: MVMTSTGLRQAYVLAFLHVNSQRVICSPATLKADDDWVTAHAESMLQQARGMYLPVRYLLRDLDFKYSKRFDKVFADAGVSVEPTAPRALNQNAFVERWIGSIRGECLNRFIVFGLAHLDHIVSSYCDYYHACRPHQRKENKPLLGVWPEVDDPPSEDEEIVCRQWLGGVLKHYERKAA, translated from the coding sequence ATGGTCATGACGAGCACCGGTCTGCGGCAGGCCTACGTGCTGGCATTCCTGCACGTAAACTCGCAGCGGGTCATCTGCTCGCCGGCGACGCTCAAGGCCGACGACGATTGGGTGACCGCTCACGCCGAGTCCATGCTGCAGCAAGCTCGCGGGATGTACCTGCCGGTTCGCTACCTCCTGCGAGACCTCGACTTCAAGTACTCCAAACGCTTCGACAAGGTCTTCGCCGACGCGGGTGTCTCCGTCGAGCCAACGGCTCCGCGAGCGCTGAATCAGAACGCGTTCGTGGAACGCTGGATCGGATCGATTCGGGGTGAGTGCCTTAACCGATTCATCGTCTTCGGCTTGGCACACCTCGACCATATCGTCTCTTCCTACTGCGATTATTATCACGCATGTCGCCCTCACCAGAGGAAGGAGAACAAGCCTCTGCTCGGCGTCTGGCCCGAGGTCGATGATCCGCCAAGTGAGGATGAAGAGATCGTCTGTCGGCAGTGGCTCGGCGGTGTCTTGAAGCACTACGAACGCAAAGCGGCCTGA
- a CDS encoding site-specific tyrosine recombinase XerC, translating to MPKLLNRPPKYRLHKSTGQAVVSIHGKVIQLGPFGSQKSHARYQEEIANWRAARQKQEIEEAAAPEILLHDLQARRQRDYPVSIDELALAYLDFARGYYRKNGRVTREAEIIGDMLRVLVRHHSGQSADEFGPVKLKELRERMIDEADWCRKHINRQVSRLTRMFKWAVANELIGPAVYQALTTVGGLKRGRTEARETGPVTPVEDAIVEKTLPFLPRIVADMVRLQRLTGCRPGEVCTLRPGDLDQSEEVWVYEPGEHKMEHHGTSRLIMLGPKAQKLLALYLDRHPLSPCFLGDETVWLSRRRGEEASMPLNADLMKRAHRFAIGRGTLDPYNVNAYRIAIHRACEKAGHAKWSPNQLRHTAATEVRKQFGLEAAQVVCGHQSADVTQIYAERDVSLAKEVARKVG from the coding sequence GTGCCCAAACTTCTCAACCGCCCGCCCAAGTACCGCCTCCACAAGAGCACCGGCCAAGCCGTCGTCTCGATTCACGGCAAGGTCATCCAGCTCGGCCCGTTCGGCTCCCAAAAGAGCCACGCGCGGTACCAAGAGGAGATCGCCAACTGGCGAGCCGCCCGTCAGAAGCAAGAGATTGAAGAAGCGGCTGCTCCCGAGATCTTGCTCCACGACCTGCAGGCCCGTCGCCAGCGTGATTACCCCGTTTCGATCGACGAGCTGGCCCTAGCCTATCTCGACTTCGCCCGCGGCTACTACCGCAAGAACGGCCGCGTGACCCGCGAAGCCGAGATCATCGGCGACATGCTCCGCGTCTTGGTCCGCCACCACAGCGGCCAGTCGGCCGACGAGTTCGGGCCGGTGAAGCTCAAGGAGCTCCGCGAGCGGATGATCGACGAGGCCGACTGGTGCCGCAAGCACATCAACCGCCAGGTCTCGCGGCTGACGCGGATGTTCAAGTGGGCGGTCGCCAACGAGCTGATCGGGCCAGCGGTCTACCAAGCGCTGACGACGGTCGGTGGTCTCAAACGGGGCCGGACCGAAGCACGCGAGACCGGCCCGGTGACGCCGGTCGAGGACGCGATTGTCGAGAAGACGCTGCCGTTCTTGCCGCGGATCGTCGCCGACATGGTGCGGTTGCAGCGGCTCACCGGCTGCCGGCCCGGAGAGGTTTGCACGCTTCGTCCAGGCGACCTCGACCAATCCGAGGAAGTCTGGGTGTACGAGCCGGGCGAGCACAAGATGGAGCACCACGGCACGAGCCGGCTGATCATGCTGGGCCCCAAAGCACAGAAGCTGCTCGCTCTCTACCTCGACCGTCACCCCCTATCGCCCTGCTTCTTGGGGGATGAGACCGTCTGGCTCTCTCGGCGTCGCGGCGAAGAGGCCAGCATGCCTCTCAACGCTGATCTGATGAAGCGGGCCCACCGCTTCGCCATCGGTCGCGGAACTCTGGACCCGTACAACGTCAACGCTTACCGAATCGCCATCCACCGGGCGTGTGAGAAAGCGGGCCACGCGAAGTGGTCGCCTAACCAGCTGCGGCACACGGCGGCGACGGAGGTCCGCAAGCAATTCGGCCTCGAAGCGGCCCAGGTCGTATGCGGGCACCAATCGGCCGACGTGACCCAGATCTACGCCGAGCGCGACGTGAGCCTCGCAAAGGAAGTCGCCCGGAAGGTCGGCTGA
- the alsB gene encoding D-allose-binding periplasmic protein precursor, translating to MLRSQRARPGRIAVVASLVAIVAAGATYAILSRPETEPPTEPGVLLCRYNQFSQSTEQREQGFLQTMQNEFPHINVLASVQYLGTTRETSVRRARQLFETFGDSVRGIFCVCEPNGDGMLQVLVETDRAGKIPFVSCDANAAMIAALKDGKMAGIVLQDPVKMGRETVETMLAHLRGEEVTPRVQTGQHLATSDNMESDRIRPLLYPDRFGGETVEPTDPKFTIAVVTKGLTHEFWQSVRAGAEKAARDAGDVAIRFEAPTLEQDLAGQIELFRRLIAERVSGICISPIDSEKLVPLVIKAKAKGIPTVVFDSGLNDEALYDGESAKVSYVATNNYEVGAIAARRLAEALDQSPGRDPATSHSDTEVVGK from the coding sequence ATGCTTCGGTCTCAGCGTGCTCGTCCGGGACGTATCGCAGTGGTCGCCTCGCTAGTTGCGATCGTCGCTGCCGGAGCGACCTATGCGATTCTCTCGCGGCCCGAGACTGAGCCGCCAACGGAACCTGGCGTACTGCTCTGCCGCTACAACCAATTCAGCCAGAGCACCGAACAACGCGAGCAAGGCTTCTTGCAGACGATGCAGAATGAGTTTCCGCATATCAACGTCCTCGCGTCGGTTCAATACCTTGGCACTACCCGTGAGACGTCCGTACGTCGAGCACGGCAGCTCTTCGAGACCTTCGGCGACTCCGTGAGAGGAATCTTCTGCGTCTGTGAACCCAACGGCGATGGGATGCTGCAGGTCCTCGTAGAGACCGATCGTGCTGGGAAAATCCCTTTCGTCAGTTGTGACGCCAACGCCGCTATGATCGCTGCCCTGAAGGATGGGAAAATGGCGGGGATTGTGCTTCAAGACCCGGTGAAGATGGGTCGCGAGACGGTTGAGACGATGCTCGCTCACCTTCGGGGCGAGGAGGTCACTCCTCGCGTGCAAACTGGGCAGCATCTCGCAACCTCCGACAACATGGAAAGCGATAGAATCCGCCCGCTGCTCTACCCAGATCGATTCGGCGGCGAGACCGTCGAGCCAACCGATCCGAAATTCACGATCGCCGTCGTGACCAAGGGACTGACGCACGAATTCTGGCAATCGGTCCGCGCAGGCGCCGAGAAAGCCGCTCGGGACGCCGGCGACGTAGCGATCCGTTTCGAGGCGCCCACGCTTGAACAAGACCTCGCGGGCCAAATCGAGCTGTTTCGCCGACTGATCGCCGAGCGTGTAAGCGGGATCTGCATCTCCCCGATCGACTCAGAGAAGCTCGTACCGCTTGTGATCAAAGCGAAAGCCAAGGGAATTCCGACAGTTGTCTTCGACAGCGGCCTGAACGACGAGGCCCTCTATGATGGGGAGTCCGCCAAAGTGAGCTACGTGGCCACCAACAACTACGAAGTGGGCGCCATCGCCGCTCGCCGACTCGCGGAGGCCCTGGACCAGTCGCCGGGTCGCGACCCGGCTACGTCGCACAGCGATACCGAGGTAGTCGGCAAGTAG
- the pilE_3 gene encoding Fimbrial protein precursor, translating to MERTKPEHTAERGFTLVELLVVIAIIGILVALLLPAVQAAREAARRNSCINQIRQIALAQQNHEAALGRFSAGCLLKPGDQPRSTSASGGATARWYDDFTWVHLMLPYIEEQALQDLFNLDIAATAPANLPARQAKIQLYVCPSDEEVLNQPDDNRYARWYYNYAANWGNTTKAQRDRSIGGVDYLFGGAPFTFGRGVPMRKLIDGTSKTLMFAEVITAKTPRPSDQWHGSIGDCTICRGGQAFTTLFPPNINGSQTWEKDLVDEYCESTDDVPCLAVPGGAPPEGDPAYYVATNNYYTAARSQHPGGVNTAHCDGSAKFYSDDIDEFVWRALGSSQGEEALPTN from the coding sequence ATGGAGAGGACGAAACCAGAGCACACAGCTGAGCGTGGCTTCACGCTCGTCGAGCTGCTGGTCGTGATTGCGATAATTGGCATCTTAGTGGCCTTGCTGCTCCCGGCCGTTCAAGCGGCTCGCGAAGCGGCGAGGCGCAACTCGTGCATCAACCAGATTCGTCAGATCGCGCTCGCCCAGCAGAATCATGAGGCGGCGTTGGGACGATTTTCGGCCGGATGCCTGCTGAAACCGGGCGACCAACCTCGCTCGACTTCGGCCAGCGGCGGAGCAACCGCTCGTTGGTATGACGACTTCACTTGGGTGCATCTGATGCTTCCCTACATCGAAGAGCAGGCGCTCCAAGACCTCTTCAACCTCGACATAGCCGCCACCGCGCCAGCCAACTTGCCTGCCCGTCAGGCGAAAATCCAACTCTATGTCTGCCCTTCGGATGAAGAGGTCCTCAATCAGCCAGACGACAACCGGTATGCTCGTTGGTACTACAACTATGCCGCAAACTGGGGCAACACGACGAAGGCCCAACGTGACCGATCGATCGGTGGCGTCGATTACCTCTTCGGCGGGGCCCCGTTCACATTCGGTCGAGGCGTTCCCATGAGGAAGCTGATCGACGGGACATCGAAGACCCTGATGTTCGCGGAAGTGATCACAGCGAAGACTCCCCGTCCTTCGGATCAGTGGCACGGTTCGATCGGCGATTGCACGATCTGCCGAGGAGGCCAAGCCTTTACGACGCTCTTCCCGCCTAACATCAACGGCTCACAAACGTGGGAAAAGGACCTCGTCGATGAGTACTGCGAATCGACGGACGACGTGCCTTGCCTAGCGGTTCCTGGCGGCGCTCCGCCGGAAGGCGACCCCGCGTACTACGTGGCGACAAACAACTACTATACCGCTGCAAGGAGCCAACACCCAGGCGGCGTGAACACCGCGCACTGCGACGGCTCAGCCAAGTTCTACAGCGACGACATCGACGAGTTCGTCTGGCGCGCGTTAGGGTCTAGCCAAGGCGAAGAGGCACTGCCTACCAATTGA